A genomic region of Runella rosea contains the following coding sequences:
- a CDS encoding MFS transporter: MKRPFYLLPLVVVAQFAGTSLWFAVNAVMQTLEAFHPQTLAFMPTMTTAVQLGFVLGTLFYSYFSIADRFSPVRIFMVSAALAASCNLSVLVSYQSLEGLFMARLGVGFFLAGVYPVGMKICSDWYETGLGKALGYLVGALVLGTAFPYILKSFSLSLPWQYVIIVTSGLAVLGGIVIGVFVKDGPFRRVAGRFNPAVLQDVFKNKAFRRSAFGYFGHMFELYTFWAFVPVLITSYNQLAHQNLPVPLFAFGIIASGALGCVLTGELSLRWGSHQTAWFSLLISCICCGLCVFLPVYSVFFFLVLMFIWGISVVGDSPQFSTLVSQNAPSDYRATALTLVTSIGFFITIPSLYLTQWLFNAYGHIALAVLGLGGVVGLVASRRI; this comes from the coding sequence ATGAAACGACCTTTTTACCTTCTTCCGCTGGTGGTGGTGGCGCAGTTTGCGGGCACGTCGCTGTGGTTTGCGGTCAATGCTGTCATGCAAACATTAGAGGCATTTCACCCCCAAACCTTGGCCTTTATGCCCACTATGACCACGGCCGTTCAGTTGGGGTTTGTGTTGGGTACGCTTTTTTATTCTTATTTCTCCATTGCCGACCGTTTTTCTCCCGTGCGGATTTTTATGGTTTCGGCCGCGCTGGCGGCTTCTTGTAATCTGTCAGTTTTAGTCAGTTATCAGTCGCTCGAAGGCCTGTTTATGGCACGGCTGGGTGTTGGATTCTTTCTGGCGGGTGTCTACCCCGTGGGCATGAAAATTTGCAGTGATTGGTACGAAACGGGATTAGGAAAAGCTTTAGGCTATTTGGTGGGTGCGTTGGTGTTGGGAACTGCGTTTCCGTATATTCTTAAATCATTTTCGCTCAGCCTGCCTTGGCAATATGTCATTATAGTTACCTCGGGCTTGGCCGTTTTGGGAGGAATTGTGATTGGGGTGTTCGTAAAAGACGGACCCTTTAGGCGTGTAGCTGGACGTTTTAATCCCGCCGTTTTGCAAGATGTGTTTAAGAATAAGGCTTTTCGCCGCTCGGCTTTCGGTTATTTCGGACACATGTTTGAGCTTTATACTTTTTGGGCTTTTGTTCCAGTTCTCATCACTTCATATAATCAACTTGCTCACCAGAATCTGCCTGTTCCGTTGTTTGCTTTTGGTATCATTGCTTCGGGGGCATTGGGGTGCGTTCTGACGGGCGAGCTTTCGCTGCGTTGGGGAAGCCACCAGACGGCTTGGTTTTCACTGCTGATTTCGTGCATTTGCTGTGGACTGTGTGTTTTTCTCCCGGTCTATTCTGTTTTCTTTTTTCTGGTATTAATGTTTATTTGGGGCATCAGTGTGGTGGGAGATTCGCCGCAGTTTTCGACCTTGGTTTCGCAAAACGCCCCCTCAGATTATCGGGCTACAGCACTGACGTTGGTCACTTCGATTGGTTTTTTCATTACGATTCCGAGCCTCTATTTGACCCAATGGCTTTTTAATGCGTATGGGCACATTGCACTGGCCGTGCTGGGCTTGGGAGGAGTTGTTGGATTAGTTGCTTCACGACGAATATAA
- a CDS encoding alpha/beta hydrolase family protein, translating into MTLSKITLIFGSLLLGMLQLSYAQPAAEMDIFQSLPPEKQLSTFSGFPCASFIFIGRQAKVVKPIKVARNAPWVWRARFWGHEPQADSALLARGFHVVYCDVAELYGNAHAVEIWNQFYAFLHKAGLSSKVALEGFSRGGVYAYNWAIANPEKVSCVYADAPVMDLKSWPGGKGRGPGSPKDWELFKQDYNLQTEEEAAQFKGSPLDNVEKIVKGGYPMLHVCGDADEVVPIEENTTLFEQRVKALGGNITVIHKPGVKHHPHSLKDPSPIVAFILRATWRD; encoded by the coding sequence ATGACGCTTTCTAAAATTACGCTGATTTTTGGCAGTCTTCTGCTTGGTATGCTTCAATTATCCTATGCACAACCCGCCGCCGAAATGGATATTTTCCAGTCGTTGCCTCCCGAAAAACAACTCAGTACGTTTAGTGGATTTCCTTGCGCTTCGTTTATCTTTATCGGACGCCAAGCCAAAGTCGTGAAGCCAATCAAAGTGGCAAGAAATGCCCCTTGGGTGTGGCGGGCACGTTTTTGGGGGCACGAGCCGCAGGCCGACAGTGCGCTGTTGGCTCGCGGGTTTCACGTAGTGTATTGCGACGTAGCCGAACTCTACGGCAACGCCCACGCTGTTGAAATCTGGAATCAATTTTACGCTTTTTTACATAAAGCGGGGCTTTCATCCAAAGTTGCGCTCGAAGGCTTCAGCCGCGGCGGGGTGTATGCCTACAATTGGGCCATCGCCAATCCCGAAAAAGTATCCTGCGTTTACGCCGACGCGCCCGTTATGGACCTAAAAAGTTGGCCAGGCGGGAAAGGACGAGGCCCCGGAAGCCCAAAAGACTGGGAATTATTTAAACAAGATTATAATCTGCAAACCGAAGAAGAAGCGGCGCAATTTAAAGGAAGCCCGCTCGACAACGTGGAGAAAATCGTCAAAGGAGGCTATCCGATGCTTCATGTGTGCGGCGATGCCGATGAGGTGGTACCCATTGAAGAAAATACTACATTGTTTGAACAACGCGTAAAAGCACTCGGCGGCAACATCACGGTTATTCACAAACCCGGCGTAAAGCATCACCCGCACAGCCTGAAAGACCCTTCGCCTATCGTGGCGTTTATATTACGCGCTACATGGCGAGATTAA
- a CDS encoding DUF4846 domain-containing protein — translation MSKAFFLPILFVVLNTAAQVKIDKSATTISTRFAPPVGFERKAFESNSFAYYLRRLPLKSWNSNVLYFDGRTKNTPNVYVSVVDLGIGKRDLHQCADAVMRLRAEYLYAQRRLDEIHFNFVADGKPRFFKNYAKGDYSYPKFWKYMEYIFISANTRSLHDELKPITMSKMQIGDVFIQKGIPFGHAVIVVDMAENPTTGQKVYLLAQSYMPAQEIQLLVNPQNNSLSPWYELKNETITTPEWTFEPANLRRFAGN, via the coding sequence ATGTCAAAAGCGTTTTTTCTCCCAATACTTTTTGTTGTTTTAAACACCGCCGCACAGGTAAAAATTGACAAATCAGCGACGACTATTTCGACGCGTTTTGCTCCGCCCGTTGGTTTTGAACGCAAAGCTTTCGAATCAAACTCCTTTGCATACTACCTCAGGCGTTTGCCGCTAAAATCTTGGAACAGCAACGTGTTGTATTTTGACGGGCGAACCAAAAATACGCCCAACGTGTACGTCTCCGTCGTAGATTTAGGCATCGGCAAAAGAGACCTGCACCAATGCGCCGACGCCGTGATGCGCCTACGGGCAGAATACCTGTATGCCCAACGCCGTCTTGATGAGATTCATTTCAATTTTGTGGCCGACGGGAAGCCGCGTTTTTTTAAGAATTACGCAAAGGGCGATTATAGTTACCCAAAATTCTGGAAATACATGGAGTACATTTTTATATCGGCCAATACCCGTTCTTTGCATGATGAATTAAAACCCATTACGATGTCAAAAATGCAAATCGGCGATGTTTTTATTCAGAAAGGAATTCCCTTTGGTCACGCTGTTATTGTAGTGGATATGGCCGAAAATCCAACAACGGGGCAAAAAGTGTATCTGCTGGCTCAAAGCTACATGCCCGCCCAAGAAATTCAGTTATTGGTCAACCCTCAAAATAACTCACTCAGTCCTTGGTATGAACTTAAAAATGAGACAATTACAACCCCTGAGTGGACTTTCGAGCCCGCTAACCTCCGTCGTTTTGCGGGCAATTAA
- a CDS encoding M15 family metallopeptidase: MRQLQPLSGLSSPLTSVVLRAINPFFIRKNPHSQALSLSAFLLCSTAYAQSEYLKAYPDYIVRITKNQLIWKDSTVMPFDDGQKKTFAQLLQNADLEDQLAQKYPLSRVQNPPTINQDPGRFRYEPFFRKMYGNTEAEVRKKLTEITWLPKTLKKKLLVTQVNDVDKHFQAVSDELEKHPELLKYVNNPAGTFSWRVISGTNRLSMHSYGTAIDINLNLSHYWQWDCRCKDESVQLKYRNLIAAQVVEIFEKHGFIWGGKWYHYDTMHFEYRPELLLK, encoded by the coding sequence ATGAGACAATTACAACCCCTGAGTGGACTTTCGAGCCCGCTAACCTCCGTCGTTTTGCGGGCAATTAATCCATTTTTTATCCGTAAAAACCCACATTCTCAAGCGCTTTCCTTATCTGCATTTTTGCTCTGTTCGACGGCCTACGCTCAATCTGAATATCTCAAAGCTTATCCCGACTACATCGTTAGAATCACCAAAAATCAACTCATTTGGAAAGATTCCACGGTGATGCCGTTTGATGATGGACAAAAAAAAACGTTTGCTCAGCTGCTTCAAAATGCTGATTTAGAAGACCAATTAGCTCAAAAATACCCTTTAAGTCGCGTTCAAAATCCACCTACCATCAATCAAGACCCCGGTCGTTTTCGTTACGAGCCTTTTTTTCGAAAGATGTACGGAAACACAGAGGCCGAAGTCCGCAAAAAACTAACGGAGATTACCTGGCTGCCTAAAACCCTGAAAAAGAAGTTATTGGTAACACAAGTGAACGATGTTGACAAGCATTTTCAGGCTGTTTCTGATGAACTGGAAAAACATCCTGAATTACTAAAATACGTCAACAATCCTGCTGGAACATTTTCGTGGCGGGTCATCAGCGGCACCAACCGGCTTAGTATGCACAGCTACGGCACCGCCATTGATATTAACTTAAATCTCTCGCATTATTGGCAGTGGGACTGCCGCTGCAAGGATGAATCCGTCCAGCTCAAGTACCGCAACCTCATCGCCGCCCAAGTCGTAGAAATCTTTGAAAAACACGGTTTTATCTGGGGTGGCAAATGGTACCATTATGACACTATGCACTTTGAATACCGCCCCGAATTACTGCTAAAATAA
- the pruA gene encoding L-glutamate gamma-semialdehyde dehydrogenase encodes MATGFFNVPVPKNEPVKSYAPNSPERAALKAALVEARSRQIEIPMYIGGEEIMTEDKHAVTPPHDHQYVLGYYSLGDASHVTKAIEAALAARENWANLSWEHRAAIFLKAADLLAGPYRAEINAATMLGQSKNAYQAEIDAACEMIDFLRFNVHYASQIYGEQPQSSEGVWNRLEHRPLEGFVFALTPFNFTAIAGNLPTSAALMGNVCVWKPALTQVYAANVLMKVFKEAGVPDGVINLIYVDGPVAGDVILRHPDFAGIHFTGSTKVFQYIWKTIGDNLSIYKSFPRIVGETGGKDFVVAHSSANAKAVAVGLVRGAFEYQGQKCSAASRAYIPANLWEEVKGYMIADLASMKMGVTEDFSNFINAVIDEKSFDKIAGYIDNAKNDPRVTVIAGGNYDKSTGYFIEPTVLLTTDPMYTTMCEEIFGPVLTIYVYEPEKFEETLELVDKTSPYALTGSIFAQDRYVIEQASKKLVNAAGNFYINDKPTGAVVGQQPFGGARASGTNDKAGSILNLLRWVSPRTIKETFVSPVDYRYPFLAE; translated from the coding sequence ATGGCTACTGGATTTTTCAACGTACCCGTTCCCAAGAACGAACCCGTCAAATCTTACGCACCGAATTCGCCCGAACGGGCCGCGCTCAAAGCGGCCCTTGTGGAAGCACGAAGTCGTCAAATAGAGATACCAATGTACATCGGTGGCGAGGAAATTATGACGGAGGATAAACACGCCGTGACGCCTCCCCACGACCACCAATACGTACTTGGGTATTATTCTTTAGGGGATGCGTCGCACGTGACAAAAGCCATTGAGGCAGCTTTGGCGGCGCGTGAAAATTGGGCAAATTTAAGTTGGGAACATCGGGCCGCCATTTTCTTGAAAGCGGCTGATTTACTGGCGGGACCGTATCGCGCCGAAATCAATGCGGCAACCATGCTTGGACAATCCAAAAATGCCTATCAGGCCGAGATTGATGCGGCCTGTGAAATGATTGATTTCTTGCGTTTTAATGTGCATTATGCCTCCCAAATATACGGTGAGCAGCCACAGTCGTCGGAGGGTGTTTGGAACCGCTTGGAGCACCGTCCGTTGGAAGGGTTTGTGTTTGCCTTAACGCCCTTCAATTTTACGGCGATTGCGGGAAACTTGCCTACTTCGGCGGCGTTGATGGGTAATGTATGCGTATGGAAACCCGCGCTTACGCAAGTTTACGCCGCCAATGTCTTGATGAAAGTATTCAAAGAAGCAGGCGTCCCCGACGGCGTTATTAACCTGATTTATGTAGATGGCCCCGTGGCTGGGGATGTCATTTTGCGCCATCCCGACTTTGCAGGAATTCATTTTACGGGCAGTACAAAAGTGTTTCAGTACATTTGGAAAACCATTGGCGATAATCTTTCGATTTATAAATCCTTTCCGCGTATTGTGGGTGAAACAGGCGGTAAAGACTTCGTCGTAGCGCATTCGTCAGCCAACGCCAAAGCGGTGGCGGTAGGACTGGTGCGCGGCGCGTTTGAGTATCAGGGACAAAAATGTTCGGCGGCTTCGCGAGCCTACATCCCTGCCAACTTATGGGAAGAAGTAAAAGGCTATATGATTGCCGATTTGGCAAGCATGAAAATGGGCGTTACGGAAGATTTTTCCAACTTTATCAACGCCGTCATTGACGAAAAATCGTTTGATAAAATCGCGGGCTATATTGATAATGCCAAAAATGACCCTCGTGTGACGGTCATCGCGGGTGGAAATTATGACAAATCAACGGGCTATTTTATTGAGCCTACGGTACTGCTCACTACCGACCCAATGTACACCACGATGTGTGAAGAAATCTTCGGGCCAGTGTTGACGATATATGTCTATGAACCCGAAAAATTTGAAGAAACGCTCGAATTGGTCGACAAAACATCACCTTATGCGCTGACAGGCTCTATTTTTGCCCAAGACCGCTACGTAATTGAGCAGGCAAGCAAGAAATTGGTAAATGCCGCTGGGAATTTTTACATCAACGACAAACCCACGGGGGCCGTGGTAGGACAACAGCCGTTTGGTGGGGCGCGTGCTTCGGGAACGAACGACAAAGCGGGCTCTATTTTGAACCTATTGCGTTGGGTGTCGCCTCGCACTATAAAAGAAACTTTTGTTTCGCCAGTAGACTATCGTTATCCGTTTTTAGCGGAATAA
- a CDS encoding prolyl oligopeptidase family serine peptidase: protein MVKPFIFLALFSVTLHAQMTYPTTRKVAHTDDYHGTKVADPYRWLEDDNAADTKAWVMEQNKVTFGYLEKIPYRGLIKQQLEKVYNYPKYSAPRRKGEYFYFYKNDGLQNQSVLYRQKGMSGAPEVVLDPNKLSADGTTRLTVFSLSKKGDYAVCGFSQGGSDWQEYQIMDMKTLKMLADKIEWVKVSGASWQGNGFYYSRYPKPEGSALAAKNENHQVFFHTVGTAQSADELVYEDKANPQRFHGVYVSEDERFSFLNISDRGKGKDGNALFYRESGQKEFKPVVAEITDDQFSIVDNVGNKFLLRTNKNAKNERVVLFDPADPDEKNWKEILPEKPEPLQGAGTAGGKMFVTYLKDVTTRAYVYDLNGKLENEVPLPGLGSAGGFGGEKEDKTVFYTFSSFNYPPTIFSYDIASRKSTVFRNPEVTFTPGDYETKQVFYPSKDGTKIPMFIVYKKGLKLDGTNPTILYGYGGFNISLTASFSPVLIPFLDNGGVYAQANLRGGAEYGDKWHEAGMRLQKQNVFDDFIAAGEYLIAQKYTSNARLALRGGSNGGLLVGTVMNQRPELAKVAFPQVGVMDMLRFHKFTIGWNWIADYGSSDNATDFKNLYAYSPLHNIKEGVNYPATLVTTADHDDRVVPAHSFKYIAELQAKAAKTTTNPLLIRVDVNSGHGASNTAKSLEQTADIYAFMFYNMGLSWK, encoded by the coding sequence ATGGTAAAACCCTTTATTTTTCTCGCTCTGTTTTCCGTCACTCTACACGCCCAAATGACCTATCCCACCACCCGAAAAGTAGCTCATACCGATGACTACCATGGTACAAAAGTAGCCGATCCCTATCGTTGGCTCGAAGACGATAACGCCGCTGACACCAAAGCTTGGGTAATGGAGCAAAACAAGGTCACTTTCGGATATTTGGAAAAAATACCCTACCGAGGCCTCATCAAACAGCAATTGGAAAAAGTATACAACTACCCCAAATACTCGGCTCCGCGCCGCAAGGGAGAGTATTTTTATTTTTATAAAAACGACGGATTGCAAAATCAGTCGGTGTTGTACCGCCAAAAAGGAATGAGCGGTGCGCCCGAAGTGGTGTTGGATCCCAACAAACTTTCGGCCGACGGCACCACGCGGCTGACGGTATTTAGTTTGTCCAAAAAAGGAGATTATGCGGTTTGTGGTTTTTCTCAGGGTGGCTCCGATTGGCAGGAATACCAAATCATGGATATGAAAACCCTGAAAATGCTCGCCGACAAAATAGAATGGGTAAAAGTATCGGGGGCTTCGTGGCAAGGAAATGGCTTCTACTATAGCCGTTATCCCAAACCTGAAGGCAGCGCGTTGGCGGCAAAAAATGAAAACCACCAAGTGTTTTTTCACACAGTAGGAACCGCGCAGTCAGCGGATGAATTGGTGTATGAAGACAAAGCAAATCCACAGCGTTTTCACGGAGTGTATGTGAGTGAAGATGAGCGGTTTTCATTCCTGAATATTTCAGATAGAGGCAAAGGGAAAGACGGAAATGCGCTCTTTTATCGCGAAAGTGGCCAAAAAGAATTTAAGCCCGTAGTCGCGGAAATTACAGACGATCAGTTTTCAATCGTAGACAATGTGGGAAATAAATTTTTACTTCGTACCAATAAAAATGCCAAAAATGAGCGCGTAGTTCTTTTTGACCCAGCCGATCCTGACGAGAAAAATTGGAAAGAAATTCTCCCTGAAAAACCCGAACCATTGCAGGGCGCAGGTACGGCGGGTGGGAAAATGTTTGTGACGTACCTCAAAGACGTAACGACCCGCGCTTATGTGTACGATTTGAACGGAAAGCTTGAAAATGAAGTACCGCTCCCTGGTTTAGGCTCAGCGGGTGGTTTTGGTGGCGAAAAAGAGGACAAAACGGTTTTCTATACGTTTTCTTCGTTCAACTATCCCCCCACGATTTTTAGTTACGACATTGCGTCGCGCAAAAGTACCGTGTTCCGTAATCCCGAAGTGACCTTTACCCCCGGTGATTACGAGACAAAGCAGGTGTTTTATCCTAGCAAAGACGGCACCAAAATTCCGATGTTTATTGTCTATAAAAAAGGGCTGAAATTGGACGGAACAAACCCTACTATTTTGTACGGCTATGGTGGATTTAACATCAGCCTAACGGCTAGTTTCAGTCCCGTATTGATTCCGTTTTTGGACAACGGCGGCGTATATGCTCAGGCCAACCTGCGCGGCGGGGCCGAATACGGTGATAAATGGCACGAAGCAGGAATGCGGCTTCAAAAGCAGAATGTATTTGATGACTTTATTGCGGCAGGGGAGTACCTGATTGCCCAAAAATACACCTCCAACGCCCGTTTAGCGTTGCGCGGTGGCTCCAACGGAGGCTTGTTGGTCGGAACAGTAATGAATCAGCGGCCTGAGTTGGCCAAAGTGGCTTTTCCGCAAGTGGGCGTGATGGACATGCTTCGTTTTCATAAATTTACCATCGGCTGGAACTGGATTGCCGATTATGGCAGCAGCGACAATGCCACAGATTTTAAAAACTTGTACGCCTATTCGCCATTGCACAACATCAAAGAAGGCGTTAATTATCCCGCTACGCTCGTCACAACCGCCGACCATGATGACCGCGTGGTGCCAGCGCACTCGTTTAAATACATTGCCGAATTGCAGGCCAAAGCCGCCAAAACCACCACAAATCCTCTTTTGATTCGGGTTGACGTGAACAGCGGACACGGTGCAAGCAATACCGCTAAGTCGTTGGAACAAACGGCGGATATTTATGCTTTTATGTTTTATAACATGGGACTTAGCTGGAAATAA
- a CDS encoding nuclear transport factor 2 family protein, with protein sequence MKNISRFTLIGAILLLWVFKSYVALSQTSKETLVADIEKKRFAALVSKDYAYLNQVMGEDIIYCHSNGLIDTKASFIQSIKDGKLVYNEMTADELKVRIYDKTAIITGVCAAKVVSNGQQLNTRFRFTDVYIKRKEGWQMVTWQSLRLP encoded by the coding sequence ATGAAAAATATATCAAGGTTCACCCTCATCGGGGCCATATTGCTGCTCTGGGTATTTAAAAGTTACGTGGCATTGTCTCAAACATCCAAAGAGACATTGGTTGCCGACATTGAGAAAAAACGCTTTGCCGCATTGGTTAGCAAAGATTATGCGTACCTGAACCAAGTAATGGGTGAAGATATAATTTACTGCCACTCCAACGGATTGATTGACACGAAAGCCTCTTTCATTCAATCTATAAAGGACGGTAAATTGGTCTACAATGAAATGACAGCCGACGAGCTGAAAGTAAGGATTTACGATAAAACGGCTATTATTACGGGGGTATGTGCCGCCAAAGTAGTCAGCAACGGCCAACAACTTAATACCCGTTTTCGTTTTACAGATGTGTATATTAAGCGCAAGGAAGGTTGGCAAATGGTTACTTGGCAATCTCTTCGTTTACCGTGA
- a CDS encoding GMC oxidoreductase, with amino-acid sequence MYLNINAQKQNTYDAIVIGSGISGGWAAKELCEKGLRTLVLERGRDVNHITDYPTAMKNPWEFEHHNRLPPSFREENPIASKCYALDEATQQFFTKDAEQPYIQEKPFDWIRAYQVGGKSLLWARQVQRWSKFDFEGPARDGFAVPWPVTYDEMAPWYSYVERFAGISGNKDGLEGLPDGEFLPPWELNCVEKHLQKSLNANYTDRHLIIGRCAHLTKPQPWHTALGRAQCQARHLCYRGCPFGAYFSSQSSTLPAARKTGKLTLRPHSVVHSIIYDEKLGKASGVRIIDANTKEVIEYYAKIIFLNASCLASNQILLNSTSNRFSAGLGNDNGLLGHFVAFHNYRGNVYADIDGFEDQYYFGRRPTSGFMPRYQNVHKQETDFLRGYLVALSAARGGWGNAAGQEGFGADWKDKNSQPGPWHLYVQIQAETIPKFENHLRLSPDHKDKYGIPQLITSVGYDDNDLKIIKHFHTTVAEMLDKASFKNIRLVDDKRNPGLDIHEMGGVRMGADPKNSLVNKWNQLHACKNVFVTDGAAMTSIGTQNPSLTFMAFTARAANHAVEEMKKKNL; translated from the coding sequence ATGTATTTGAATATCAATGCTCAAAAACAAAACACTTACGACGCCATCGTTATCGGGTCGGGTATATCGGGTGGCTGGGCGGCTAAAGAACTCTGTGAAAAAGGCTTGCGTACGTTGGTGTTGGAGCGCGGGCGCGATGTAAACCACATCACAGATTACCCCACGGCCATGAAAAATCCGTGGGAATTTGAGCACCATAACCGCCTTCCACCGTCGTTTAGAGAAGAAAATCCTATTGCAAGCAAGTGTTACGCATTAGACGAAGCCACGCAGCAGTTTTTTACCAAAGACGCCGAACAACCCTACATTCAAGAAAAGCCCTTTGACTGGATTCGGGCGTATCAGGTAGGGGGGAAATCCCTTTTATGGGCTCGGCAGGTGCAGCGTTGGAGTAAGTTTGACTTCGAAGGGCCCGCCCGCGATGGCTTCGCGGTTCCGTGGCCCGTCACCTACGATGAAATGGCCCCTTGGTACAGTTATGTTGAACGATTTGCGGGCATCAGTGGCAATAAAGATGGACTGGAGGGGTTGCCCGATGGGGAATTTTTACCCCCGTGGGAATTAAACTGCGTTGAGAAGCACCTGCAAAAATCGCTGAACGCTAACTACACTGACCGCCACCTTATCATTGGTCGCTGTGCGCACCTCACCAAGCCACAACCCTGGCATACGGCCCTTGGCCGGGCGCAGTGTCAGGCGCGGCATTTGTGCTATCGGGGTTGTCCTTTTGGTGCGTATTTTAGTTCTCAATCATCTACCTTGCCAGCCGCGCGTAAAACAGGGAAGCTCACGCTGAGGCCACATTCGGTGGTTCATTCCATTATTTATGACGAAAAACTGGGCAAAGCCTCAGGCGTCCGGATTATTGATGCTAATACCAAAGAGGTGATTGAATATTACGCAAAAATCATCTTTCTGAATGCTTCTTGTTTGGCAAGCAACCAGATTTTGCTCAATTCAACCTCCAACCGCTTTTCGGCAGGGTTGGGAAATGACAATGGGCTGCTCGGCCATTTTGTGGCTTTTCACAATTATCGCGGGAACGTTTATGCTGATATTGATGGCTTTGAAGATCAATATTATTTTGGTAGGCGGCCAACGTCGGGATTTATGCCGCGTTATCAGAATGTGCATAAACAAGAAACCGACTTTTTGCGGGGGTATCTCGTGGCGCTGAGCGCGGCCCGTGGTGGCTGGGGAAATGCGGCGGGACAAGAAGGGTTTGGGGCTGATTGGAAAGACAAAAACAGTCAACCTGGGCCATGGCATTTGTACGTGCAGATTCAGGCCGAAACGATCCCTAAGTTTGAAAACCATTTACGGCTCAGCCCAGACCACAAAGATAAATACGGTATTCCGCAGCTGATTACATCGGTAGGATATGATGACAATGACCTGAAAATCATTAAACACTTTCATACCACAGTGGCCGAAATGTTGGACAAAGCAAGTTTTAAAAATATTCGTTTGGTAGATGATAAACGTAATCCTGGACTGGATATTCACGAAATGGGCGGTGTAAGGATGGGCGCTGACCCCAAAAACTCGCTGGTCAATAAATGGAATCAATTGCACGCCTGTAAAAATGTATTTGTCACCGACGGGGCGGCCATGACGTCCATCGGCACCCAAAACCCCTCCTTGACGTTTATGGCGTTTACAGCCCGGGCGGCCAACCATGCCGTTGAGGAAATGAAGAAAAAGAATTTGTAG
- a CDS encoding M48 family metallopeptidase, with protein sequence MKRFIIASLASLVFVVACQKVPLTGRNQLMLINSKELLPMSFTSYKEVLDTSKVLRSGSQVEMVKRAGQRIRKSVEAYLTANNYSQVLEGFQWEFNVIENKAVNAWCMPGGKVVFYTGILPICRDETGIAVVMGHEISHAIASHGAERMSQGLLAQGALTAGQVGLGVAMANKPQETQNIWMGLYGIAAPAAASVGYILPNSRNQESEADRLGLTFMAMAGYDPRAAVDFWQRMAQASGGQKPPQWLSTHPADNSRVSNLQKLMPDAVKLYNKSTGNTKSTGRR encoded by the coding sequence ATGAAACGATTCATAATTGCTTCTCTCGCATCGTTGGTTTTCGTGGTTGCGTGCCAAAAAGTGCCGCTCACGGGCCGTAATCAGTTGATGCTTATCAACAGTAAAGAACTGTTACCCATGAGTTTTACCAGCTACAAAGAGGTGCTCGACACCAGCAAAGTGCTACGAAGCGGCTCTCAGGTGGAAATGGTCAAACGCGCTGGGCAACGCATCAGAAAATCCGTTGAAGCCTATTTGACTGCTAATAACTACAGTCAGGTATTGGAAGGATTTCAGTGGGAGTTTAACGTCATCGAAAACAAAGCCGTCAACGCTTGGTGTATGCCCGGTGGAAAAGTGGTTTTTTACACAGGTATTTTGCCCATCTGCCGCGACGAAACGGGTATTGCCGTGGTTATGGGTCACGAAATATCACACGCCATTGCCAGTCACGGCGCTGAACGCATGAGTCAGGGATTGCTCGCACAAGGAGCGCTCACTGCTGGTCAAGTGGGCTTGGGTGTTGCGATGGCCAACAAGCCCCAAGAAACCCAAAATATTTGGATGGGACTGTACGGGATAGCGGCCCCAGCAGCGGCCAGTGTGGGGTATATTTTACCCAATAGCCGCAATCAGGAAAGTGAAGCCGACCGTTTGGGACTTACGTTTATGGCTATGGCCGGCTATGACCCACGCGCTGCCGTTGACTTTTGGCAACGGATGGCACAGGCAAGTGGTGGTCAGAAACCTCCACAGTGGCTCTCCACTCACCCTGCTGACAATAGTCGCGTGTCCAACCTTCAGAAGTTGATGCCCGATGCGGTCAAGCTTTATAATAAATCAACCGGAAATACTAAATCAACGGGAAGACGATAG